A genomic segment from Lutzomyia longipalpis isolate SR_M1_2022 chromosome 3, ASM2433408v1 encodes:
- the LOC129794280 gene encoding PAS domain-containing serine/threonine-protein kinase isoform X4, whose product MNGIWQSPDVKTLREEELYCGVLRKSFVASSTPKSGKRSFRTPLKESGTCVYKTSSTEEVRYHTPQSKSTGKSHVNSFEYSQSVPRRPHERLDVRTNVNRLLHWRRQHLDMEKIRVDGANGVRFTARRAKGCFTPGSAGSPFTSGSLVASAASESLMRIPKSEINPNKAVFTIDSKTSQILIVNNNACILLGFTSRELCEMQFGALLANKNKQHVSALAEGQLNSEDGTMVLLSGKVVEMNTKAGQPIAVSLWIRQIDSEGRCLAVAEPVERRVAELVIDRAGFVLSGDYDALLLFQLDSADQFKGMDVTSLIPAIHLPDPEHSGPIPKHVRKQKATGRTLDGISFPLCLMITPLPEATEEEDASGMYTVTIWVFTNLSGLMVIEENGIIESCNHHFSMLMFGYAQGKILGQHITKIVPNFGQELEYVGYNRSRNATISSLGNEESETETDPVYVERTDTMSNSADAGKVCQDITSSKVSCSAISELSDDMSNLKSLSSDTRSDMEASNVATMVKSVSDHLLAAENYENNKNVANTVNNLINSECMSFTKELNCTPGAPQPDPDLLTPVNETDRSYLSATSQPEELNNLSQGAKKTQPPSNRNVMEVRRPSATRRSQLPFTDGKYKGEAIHCDGNIIDILYTISSQTLPCGGKVYCVWICRDPDTDYELNDEEERHQNLTLTFNSVTSTVENSLGQAIKVTAAQNTSRPNSMSLVSQCEDEQISGEFSKHYTTLKQIGKGAYGYVKMAYRNSDRLLVIAKFILKEKLCPQFMVMTEEKREVPMEVYLLTTVKHPNIVQVLDVFENDKFFQLVMEKHGSGMDLFEFIDRLPMMDEKLGCFIFRQIAAAVDYLHSLKILHRDIKDENIIIDHNFHVKLIDFGSATFMEEGRLFSTFFGTTEYCSPEVLAGNKYAGPELEMWSLGVTLYVIMFFENPFVDVEETLHADLVMPHKVTPGLELLLISMLDKNPKTRCTMKQLMSDPWLTQEINTTMFNFSWIVPCEPHEENPEKYYTGQIYSSTTALSTTSPHDSLSLADDDSMIDAEGDDEDDADEEDEASLPSQNDQGFMRAKTSGAIRDHGADVAEEALPLNTEAGEDVKRPIEAPSEVLYTDTDARGRPSFEILHVTRRRQWEALYDDDSWEDDC is encoded by the exons ATACCACACGCCACAAAGTAAATCCACCGGGAAGAGTCACGTAAATTCATTTGAGTACTCACAGAGTGTTCCAAGACGCCCCCATGAGCGTCTCGATGTACGGACAAATGTGAATAGGCTGCTCCATTGGCGCAGGCAGCATCTCGATATGGAGAAGATACGTGTGGATGGCGCCAATGGCGTCCGTTTTACCGCAAGACGCGCCAAAGGGTGCTTCACACCCGGTAGTGCAGGTTCACCCTTCACAAGTGGCTCCCTCGTGGCATCAGCTGCCTCGGAATCCCTCATGCGTATTCCCAAGTCGGAAATTAATCCCAATAAGGCGGTCTTTACGATTGATTCGAAAACCTCACAAATTCTCATTGTCAACAACAATGCCTGCATCCTCTTGGGCTTCACATCGCGCGAACTATGTGAGATGCAATTTGGGGCATTGCTGGCGAATAAGAATAAACAGCATGTGTCTGCCCTTGCGGAGGGGCAGCTAAATAGTGAAGATGGGACAATGGTACTGCTGAGTGGGAAGGTGGTTGAGATGAATACCAAAGCTGGACAACCCATTGCTGTATCTCTGTGGATTCGTCAAATTGACTCAGAGGGACGATGCTTGGCTGTAGCAGAGCCCGTGGAGCGACGTGTAGCTGAGCTGGTGATTGATCGGGCTGGATTTGTTCTTTCCGGAGACTATGATGCATTGCTTCTCTTTCAATTGGACTCTGCTGATCAATTCaa GGGAATGGATGTAACTAGCCTAATTCCTGCCATTCATCTACCTGATCCGGAACATTCAGGACCCATTCCAAAGCATGTGCGAAAGCAAAAAGCCACCGGAAGGACACTTGATGGCATCTCCTTTCCCCTTTGCCTCATGATTACGCCACTGCCGGAGGCGACGGAAGAGGAAGACGCCAGTGGAATGTACACTGTGACCATTTGGGTGTTTACAAATCTCAGTGGTTTGATGGTGATTGAGGAGAATGGGATTATTGAGTCGTGCAATCATCACTTTTCAATGCTAATGTTTGGCTATGCTCAAGGGAAGATTCTCGGGCAGCATATTACGAAAATTGTGCCGAATTTTGGTCAAGAACTCGAATATGTTGGCTACAATCGCAGCCGAAATGCCACAATTTCATCCCTTGGGAATGAGGAGTCTGAAACGGAAACTGATCCCGTCTATGTGGAACGTACGGATACAATGTCCAATTCCGCGGATGCGGGAAAAGTATGCCAGGATATAACATCATCAAAGGTGAGCTGTTCAGCTATTTCGGAGCTGTCTGATGACATGAGCAACCTCAAATCCCTCTCAAGTGATACAAGATCCGACATGGAAGCCTCCAATGTGGCCACAATGGTGAAATCCGTGTCAGATCATCTCCTAGCAGCGGAAAATTatgagaataataaaaatgtcgCCAATACCGTGAATAATCTCATCAATTCCGAATGTATGAGCTTCACAAAGGAGCTCAATTGTACCCCAGGGGCACCACAACCGGACCCAGATCTCCTAACACCTGTAAATGAGACCGATCGTAGCTACCTGAGTGCCACATCGCAGCCAGAGGAGTTGAATAATCTCTCCCAGGGCGCCAAGAAAACCCAACCGCCGAGTAATCGCAATGTAATGGAGGTACGACGTCCATCAGCTACACGCAGGAGTCAACTTCCCTTCACGGATGGAAAGTACAAAGGGGAAGCCATTCACTGCGATGGCAATATCATTGATATTCTCTACACAATCTCCAGTCAGACACTCCCGTGTGGGGGGAAGGTGTACTGTGTGTGGATCTGTAGGGATCCCGATACGGATTATGAGCTGAATGATGAGGAGGAGCGTCATCAGAATCTCACGCTTACCTTCAATAGTGTCACGAGTacagtggaaaattctcttggGCAAGCGATAAAG GTAACAGCAGCACAGAATACAAGTCGCCCCAATTCCATGTCATTGGTGTCTCAGTGTGAAGATGAGCAGATTAGTGGGGAATTCAGTAAGCACTACACAACACTAAAGCAAATTGGAAAGGGGGCATATGGGTATGTGAAGATGGCTTACAGGAATTCCGATCGTTTGCTCGTAATTGCCAAGTTTATTCTCAAAGAGAAACTCTGTCCGCAATTTATGGTGATGACGGAGGAGAAGCGTGAAGTTCCGATGGAGGTGTACCTCCTCACGACGGTTAAACATCCGAATATTGTACAGGTGCTGGATGTCTTTGAGAATGATAAATTCTTTCAGCTTGTAATGGAGAAGCATGGCTCGGGGATggatttgtttgaatttatcgATAGACTACCGATGATGGATGAGAAATTGGGTTGTTTTATCTTTCGCCAAATTGCCGCTGCTGTGGACTACTTGCACAGCCTAAAGATCCTCCATCGGGACATTAAGGATGAGAATATTATCATTGATCACAATTTCCACGTGAAGCTCATTGATTTTGGATCGGCTACTTTCATGGAGGAAGGACGATTGTTCTCCACATTCTTCGGCACGACGGAGTACTGTAGTCCGGAGGTTTTGGCGGGAAATAAGTATGCTGGACCGGAATTGGAAATGTGGTCACTCGGGGTAACGTTGTACGTGATAATGTTCTTTGAGAATCCCTTTGTGGATGTTGAGGAGACCCTCCATGCGGACCTGGTGATGCCACACAAAGTCACACCTGGGCTGGAATTGCTACTGATCTCAATGCTGGACAAAAACCCCAAAACACGGTGTACAATGAAGCAGCTGATGAGTGATCCATGGCTCACGCAAGAGATCAATACTACCATGTTCAACTTTTCTTGGATTGTTCCGTGTGAGCCGCACGAGGAGAATCCTGAGAAGTACTACACGGGACAAATTTATTCCAGTACGACGGCTCTATCCACGACATCACCCCACGATAGCCTTTCACTGGCTGATGATGATTCCATGATTGATGCCGAAGGGGATGATGAAGATGACGCAGATGAGGAGGATGAAGCCAGCCTTCCATCGCAGAATGATCAGGGTTTCATGAGAg CTAAAACTTCCGGAGCAATCAGGGATCATGGTGCAGATGTGGCGGAAGAAGCTCTCCCACTCAATACGGAGGCAGGGGAAGATGTCAAACGCCCAATTGAGGCACCAAGTGAAG TTTTGTATACAGATACCGACGCTCGGGGACGGCCGTCTTTTGAAATTCTCCACGTGACAAGGAGGAGGCAGTGGGAGGCTCTCTATGACGACGATAGTTGGGAGGATGATTGTTGA
- the LOC129794280 gene encoding PAS domain-containing serine/threonine-protein kinase isoform X3, giving the protein MNGIWQSPDVKTLREEELYCGVLRKSFVASSTPKSGKRSFRTPLKESGTCVYKTSSTEEVRYHTPQSKSTGKSHVNSFEYSQSVPRRPHERLDVRTNVNRLLHWRRQHLDMEKIRVDGANGVRFTARRAKGCFTPGSAGSPFTSGSLVASAASESLMRIPKSEINPNKAVFTIDSKTSQILIVNNNACILLGFTSRELCEMQFGALLANKNKQHVSALAEGQLNSEDGTMVLLSGKVVEMNTKAGQPIAVSLWIRQIDSEGRCLAVAEPVERRVAELVIDRAGFVLSGDYDALLLFQLDSADQFKGMDVTSLIPAIHLPDPEHSGPIPKHVRKQKATGRTLDGISFPLCLMITPLPEATEEEDASGMYTVTIWVFTNLSGLMVIEENGIIESCNHHFSMLMFGYAQGKILGQHITKIVPNFGQELEYVGYNRSRNATISSLGNEESETETDPVYVERTDTMSNSADAGKVCQDITSSKVSCSAISELSDDMSNLKSLSSDTRSDMEASNVATMVKSVSDHLLAAENYENNKNVANTVNNLINSECMSFTKELNCTPGAPQPDPDLLTPVNETDRSYLSATSQPEELNNLSQGAKKTQPPSNRNVMEVRRPSATRRSQLPFTDGKYKGEAIHCDGNIIDILYTISSQTLPCGGKVYCVWICRDPDTDYELNDEEERHQNLTLTFNSVTSTVENSLGQAIKVTAAQNTSRPNSMSLVSQCEDEQISGEFSKHYTTLKQIGKGAYGYVKMAYRNSDRLLVIAKFILKEKLCPQFMVMTEEKREVPMEVYLLTTVKHPNIVQVLDVFENDKFFQLVMEKHGSGMDLFEFIDRLPMMDEKLGCFIFRQIAAAVDYLHSLKILHRDIKDENIIIDHNFHVKLIDFGSATFMEEGRLFSTFFGTTEYCSPEVLAGNKYAGPELEMWSLGVTLYVIMFFENPFVDVEETLHADLVMPHKVTPGLELLLISMLDKNPKTRCTMKQLMSDPWLTQEINTTMFNFSWIVPCEPHEENPEKYYTGQIYSSTTALSTTSPHDSLSLADDDSMIDAEGDDEDDADEEDEASLPSQNDQGFMRAKTSGAIRDHGADVAEEALPLNTEAGEDVKRPIEAPSEGVVLYTDTDARGRPSFEILHVTRRRQWEALYDDDSWEDDC; this is encoded by the exons ATACCACACGCCACAAAGTAAATCCACCGGGAAGAGTCACGTAAATTCATTTGAGTACTCACAGAGTGTTCCAAGACGCCCCCATGAGCGTCTCGATGTACGGACAAATGTGAATAGGCTGCTCCATTGGCGCAGGCAGCATCTCGATATGGAGAAGATACGTGTGGATGGCGCCAATGGCGTCCGTTTTACCGCAAGACGCGCCAAAGGGTGCTTCACACCCGGTAGTGCAGGTTCACCCTTCACAAGTGGCTCCCTCGTGGCATCAGCTGCCTCGGAATCCCTCATGCGTATTCCCAAGTCGGAAATTAATCCCAATAAGGCGGTCTTTACGATTGATTCGAAAACCTCACAAATTCTCATTGTCAACAACAATGCCTGCATCCTCTTGGGCTTCACATCGCGCGAACTATGTGAGATGCAATTTGGGGCATTGCTGGCGAATAAGAATAAACAGCATGTGTCTGCCCTTGCGGAGGGGCAGCTAAATAGTGAAGATGGGACAATGGTACTGCTGAGTGGGAAGGTGGTTGAGATGAATACCAAAGCTGGACAACCCATTGCTGTATCTCTGTGGATTCGTCAAATTGACTCAGAGGGACGATGCTTGGCTGTAGCAGAGCCCGTGGAGCGACGTGTAGCTGAGCTGGTGATTGATCGGGCTGGATTTGTTCTTTCCGGAGACTATGATGCATTGCTTCTCTTTCAATTGGACTCTGCTGATCAATTCaa GGGAATGGATGTAACTAGCCTAATTCCTGCCATTCATCTACCTGATCCGGAACATTCAGGACCCATTCCAAAGCATGTGCGAAAGCAAAAAGCCACCGGAAGGACACTTGATGGCATCTCCTTTCCCCTTTGCCTCATGATTACGCCACTGCCGGAGGCGACGGAAGAGGAAGACGCCAGTGGAATGTACACTGTGACCATTTGGGTGTTTACAAATCTCAGTGGTTTGATGGTGATTGAGGAGAATGGGATTATTGAGTCGTGCAATCATCACTTTTCAATGCTAATGTTTGGCTATGCTCAAGGGAAGATTCTCGGGCAGCATATTACGAAAATTGTGCCGAATTTTGGTCAAGAACTCGAATATGTTGGCTACAATCGCAGCCGAAATGCCACAATTTCATCCCTTGGGAATGAGGAGTCTGAAACGGAAACTGATCCCGTCTATGTGGAACGTACGGATACAATGTCCAATTCCGCGGATGCGGGAAAAGTATGCCAGGATATAACATCATCAAAGGTGAGCTGTTCAGCTATTTCGGAGCTGTCTGATGACATGAGCAACCTCAAATCCCTCTCAAGTGATACAAGATCCGACATGGAAGCCTCCAATGTGGCCACAATGGTGAAATCCGTGTCAGATCATCTCCTAGCAGCGGAAAATTatgagaataataaaaatgtcgCCAATACCGTGAATAATCTCATCAATTCCGAATGTATGAGCTTCACAAAGGAGCTCAATTGTACCCCAGGGGCACCACAACCGGACCCAGATCTCCTAACACCTGTAAATGAGACCGATCGTAGCTACCTGAGTGCCACATCGCAGCCAGAGGAGTTGAATAATCTCTCCCAGGGCGCCAAGAAAACCCAACCGCCGAGTAATCGCAATGTAATGGAGGTACGACGTCCATCAGCTACACGCAGGAGTCAACTTCCCTTCACGGATGGAAAGTACAAAGGGGAAGCCATTCACTGCGATGGCAATATCATTGATATTCTCTACACAATCTCCAGTCAGACACTCCCGTGTGGGGGGAAGGTGTACTGTGTGTGGATCTGTAGGGATCCCGATACGGATTATGAGCTGAATGATGAGGAGGAGCGTCATCAGAATCTCACGCTTACCTTCAATAGTGTCACGAGTacagtggaaaattctcttggGCAAGCGATAAAG GTAACAGCAGCACAGAATACAAGTCGCCCCAATTCCATGTCATTGGTGTCTCAGTGTGAAGATGAGCAGATTAGTGGGGAATTCAGTAAGCACTACACAACACTAAAGCAAATTGGAAAGGGGGCATATGGGTATGTGAAGATGGCTTACAGGAATTCCGATCGTTTGCTCGTAATTGCCAAGTTTATTCTCAAAGAGAAACTCTGTCCGCAATTTATGGTGATGACGGAGGAGAAGCGTGAAGTTCCGATGGAGGTGTACCTCCTCACGACGGTTAAACATCCGAATATTGTACAGGTGCTGGATGTCTTTGAGAATGATAAATTCTTTCAGCTTGTAATGGAGAAGCATGGCTCGGGGATggatttgtttgaatttatcgATAGACTACCGATGATGGATGAGAAATTGGGTTGTTTTATCTTTCGCCAAATTGCCGCTGCTGTGGACTACTTGCACAGCCTAAAGATCCTCCATCGGGACATTAAGGATGAGAATATTATCATTGATCACAATTTCCACGTGAAGCTCATTGATTTTGGATCGGCTACTTTCATGGAGGAAGGACGATTGTTCTCCACATTCTTCGGCACGACGGAGTACTGTAGTCCGGAGGTTTTGGCGGGAAATAAGTATGCTGGACCGGAATTGGAAATGTGGTCACTCGGGGTAACGTTGTACGTGATAATGTTCTTTGAGAATCCCTTTGTGGATGTTGAGGAGACCCTCCATGCGGACCTGGTGATGCCACACAAAGTCACACCTGGGCTGGAATTGCTACTGATCTCAATGCTGGACAAAAACCCCAAAACACGGTGTACAATGAAGCAGCTGATGAGTGATCCATGGCTCACGCAAGAGATCAATACTACCATGTTCAACTTTTCTTGGATTGTTCCGTGTGAGCCGCACGAGGAGAATCCTGAGAAGTACTACACGGGACAAATTTATTCCAGTACGACGGCTCTATCCACGACATCACCCCACGATAGCCTTTCACTGGCTGATGATGATTCCATGATTGATGCCGAAGGGGATGATGAAGATGACGCAGATGAGGAGGATGAAGCCAGCCTTCCATCGCAGAATGATCAGGGTTTCATGAGAg CTAAAACTTCCGGAGCAATCAGGGATCATGGTGCAGATGTGGCGGAAGAAGCTCTCCCACTCAATACGGAGGCAGGGGAAGATGTCAAACGCCCAATTGAGGCACCAAGTGAAG GGGTAGTTTTGTATACAGATACCGACGCTCGGGGACGGCCGTCTTTTGAAATTCTCCACGTGACAAGGAGGAGGCAGTGGGAGGCTCTCTATGACGACGATAGTTGGGAGGATGATTGTTGA
- the LOC129794280 gene encoding PAS domain-containing serine/threonine-protein kinase isoform X1 translates to MNGIWQSPDVKTLREEELYCGVLRKSFVASSTPKSGKRSFRTPLKESGTCVYKTSSTEEVRYHTPQSKSTGKSHVNSFEYSQSVPRRPHERLDVRTNVNRLLHWRRQHLDMEKIRVDGANGVRFTARRAKGCFTPGSAGSPFTSGSLVASAASESLMRIPKSEINPNKAVFTIDSKTSQILIVNNNACILLGFTSRELCEMQFGALLANKNKQHVSALAEGQLNSEDGTMVLLSGKVVEMNTKAGQPIAVSLWIRQIDSEGRCLAVAEPVERRVAELVIDRAGFVLSGDYDALLLFQLDSADQFKGMDVTSLIPAIHLPDPEHSGPIPKHVRKQKATGRTLDGISFPLCLMITPLPEATEEEDASGMYTVTIWVFTNLSGLMVIEENGIIESCNHHFSMLMFGYAQGKILGQHITKIVPNFGQELEYVGYNRSRNATISSLGNEESETETDPVYVERTDTMSNSADAGKVCQDITSSKVSCSAISELSDDMSNLKSLSSDTRSDMEASNVATMVKSVSDHLLAAENYENNKNVANTVNNLINSECMSFTKELNCTPGAPQPDPDLLTPVNETDRSYLSATSQPEELNNLSQGAKKTQPPSNRNVMEVRRPSATRRSQLPFTDGKYKGEAIHCDGNIIDILYTISSQTLPCGGKVYCVWICRDPDTDYELNDEEERHQNLTLTFNSVTSTVENSLGQAIKVTAAQNTSRPNSMSLVSQCEDEQISGEFSKHYTTLKQIGKGAYGYVKMAYRNSDRLLVIAKFILKEKLCPQFMVMTEEKREVPMEVYLLTTVKHPNIVQVLDVFENDKFFQLVMEKHGSGMDLFEFIDRLPMMDEKLGCFIFRQIAAAVDYLHSLKILHRDIKDENIIIDHNFHVKLIDFGSATFMEEGRLFSTFFGTTEYCSPEVLAGNKYAGPELEMWSLGVTLYVIMFFENPFVDVEETLHADLVMPHKVTPGLELLLISMLDKNPKTRCTMKQLMSDPWLTQEINTTMFNFSWIVPCEPHEENPEKYYTGQIYSSTTALSTTSPHDSLSLADDDSMIDAEGDDEDDADEEDEASLPSQNDQGFMRAKTSGAIRDHGADVAEEALPLNTEAGEDVKRPIEAPSEGNAPIGHTMGAPVDASVFMCVNSCCEGEQARLAFVHSHPFAEDKYAIRRVGHTKKLHRGKRQPAAKHFRHSYRDDFDGNCSYSDVSVTAPEEDFMSKSVTELEMDAVTVDPRKEISTEALPSTKAMFMLKSEALALSKSENNIFEKQCGGVSIFDVVSMSDLNEPSTATFPSYMNDLSKTQILNQLSHEELVRASVATGAVRYNPENLSESLTSD, encoded by the exons ATACCACACGCCACAAAGTAAATCCACCGGGAAGAGTCACGTAAATTCATTTGAGTACTCACAGAGTGTTCCAAGACGCCCCCATGAGCGTCTCGATGTACGGACAAATGTGAATAGGCTGCTCCATTGGCGCAGGCAGCATCTCGATATGGAGAAGATACGTGTGGATGGCGCCAATGGCGTCCGTTTTACCGCAAGACGCGCCAAAGGGTGCTTCACACCCGGTAGTGCAGGTTCACCCTTCACAAGTGGCTCCCTCGTGGCATCAGCTGCCTCGGAATCCCTCATGCGTATTCCCAAGTCGGAAATTAATCCCAATAAGGCGGTCTTTACGATTGATTCGAAAACCTCACAAATTCTCATTGTCAACAACAATGCCTGCATCCTCTTGGGCTTCACATCGCGCGAACTATGTGAGATGCAATTTGGGGCATTGCTGGCGAATAAGAATAAACAGCATGTGTCTGCCCTTGCGGAGGGGCAGCTAAATAGTGAAGATGGGACAATGGTACTGCTGAGTGGGAAGGTGGTTGAGATGAATACCAAAGCTGGACAACCCATTGCTGTATCTCTGTGGATTCGTCAAATTGACTCAGAGGGACGATGCTTGGCTGTAGCAGAGCCCGTGGAGCGACGTGTAGCTGAGCTGGTGATTGATCGGGCTGGATTTGTTCTTTCCGGAGACTATGATGCATTGCTTCTCTTTCAATTGGACTCTGCTGATCAATTCaa GGGAATGGATGTAACTAGCCTAATTCCTGCCATTCATCTACCTGATCCGGAACATTCAGGACCCATTCCAAAGCATGTGCGAAAGCAAAAAGCCACCGGAAGGACACTTGATGGCATCTCCTTTCCCCTTTGCCTCATGATTACGCCACTGCCGGAGGCGACGGAAGAGGAAGACGCCAGTGGAATGTACACTGTGACCATTTGGGTGTTTACAAATCTCAGTGGTTTGATGGTGATTGAGGAGAATGGGATTATTGAGTCGTGCAATCATCACTTTTCAATGCTAATGTTTGGCTATGCTCAAGGGAAGATTCTCGGGCAGCATATTACGAAAATTGTGCCGAATTTTGGTCAAGAACTCGAATATGTTGGCTACAATCGCAGCCGAAATGCCACAATTTCATCCCTTGGGAATGAGGAGTCTGAAACGGAAACTGATCCCGTCTATGTGGAACGTACGGATACAATGTCCAATTCCGCGGATGCGGGAAAAGTATGCCAGGATATAACATCATCAAAGGTGAGCTGTTCAGCTATTTCGGAGCTGTCTGATGACATGAGCAACCTCAAATCCCTCTCAAGTGATACAAGATCCGACATGGAAGCCTCCAATGTGGCCACAATGGTGAAATCCGTGTCAGATCATCTCCTAGCAGCGGAAAATTatgagaataataaaaatgtcgCCAATACCGTGAATAATCTCATCAATTCCGAATGTATGAGCTTCACAAAGGAGCTCAATTGTACCCCAGGGGCACCACAACCGGACCCAGATCTCCTAACACCTGTAAATGAGACCGATCGTAGCTACCTGAGTGCCACATCGCAGCCAGAGGAGTTGAATAATCTCTCCCAGGGCGCCAAGAAAACCCAACCGCCGAGTAATCGCAATGTAATGGAGGTACGACGTCCATCAGCTACACGCAGGAGTCAACTTCCCTTCACGGATGGAAAGTACAAAGGGGAAGCCATTCACTGCGATGGCAATATCATTGATATTCTCTACACAATCTCCAGTCAGACACTCCCGTGTGGGGGGAAGGTGTACTGTGTGTGGATCTGTAGGGATCCCGATACGGATTATGAGCTGAATGATGAGGAGGAGCGTCATCAGAATCTCACGCTTACCTTCAATAGTGTCACGAGTacagtggaaaattctcttggGCAAGCGATAAAG GTAACAGCAGCACAGAATACAAGTCGCCCCAATTCCATGTCATTGGTGTCTCAGTGTGAAGATGAGCAGATTAGTGGGGAATTCAGTAAGCACTACACAACACTAAAGCAAATTGGAAAGGGGGCATATGGGTATGTGAAGATGGCTTACAGGAATTCCGATCGTTTGCTCGTAATTGCCAAGTTTATTCTCAAAGAGAAACTCTGTCCGCAATTTATGGTGATGACGGAGGAGAAGCGTGAAGTTCCGATGGAGGTGTACCTCCTCACGACGGTTAAACATCCGAATATTGTACAGGTGCTGGATGTCTTTGAGAATGATAAATTCTTTCAGCTTGTAATGGAGAAGCATGGCTCGGGGATggatttgtttgaatttatcgATAGACTACCGATGATGGATGAGAAATTGGGTTGTTTTATCTTTCGCCAAATTGCCGCTGCTGTGGACTACTTGCACAGCCTAAAGATCCTCCATCGGGACATTAAGGATGAGAATATTATCATTGATCACAATTTCCACGTGAAGCTCATTGATTTTGGATCGGCTACTTTCATGGAGGAAGGACGATTGTTCTCCACATTCTTCGGCACGACGGAGTACTGTAGTCCGGAGGTTTTGGCGGGAAATAAGTATGCTGGACCGGAATTGGAAATGTGGTCACTCGGGGTAACGTTGTACGTGATAATGTTCTTTGAGAATCCCTTTGTGGATGTTGAGGAGACCCTCCATGCGGACCTGGTGATGCCACACAAAGTCACACCTGGGCTGGAATTGCTACTGATCTCAATGCTGGACAAAAACCCCAAAACACGGTGTACAATGAAGCAGCTGATGAGTGATCCATGGCTCACGCAAGAGATCAATACTACCATGTTCAACTTTTCTTGGATTGTTCCGTGTGAGCCGCACGAGGAGAATCCTGAGAAGTACTACACGGGACAAATTTATTCCAGTACGACGGCTCTATCCACGACATCACCCCACGATAGCCTTTCACTGGCTGATGATGATTCCATGATTGATGCCGAAGGGGATGATGAAGATGACGCAGATGAGGAGGATGAAGCCAGCCTTCCATCGCAGAATGATCAGGGTTTCATGAGAg CTAAAACTTCCGGAGCAATCAGGGATCATGGTGCAGATGTGGCGGAAGAAGCTCTCCCACTCAATACGGAGGCAGGGGAAGATGTCAAACGCCCAATTGAGGCACCAAGTGAAGGTAATGCACCCATAGGGCATACTATGGGGGCCCCCGTGGACGCAAGTGTGTTTATGTGTGTAAATAGTTGTTGTGAGGGCGAGCAGGCGCGCCTGGCCTTTGTACATAGTCACCCCTTTGCTGAGGACAAATACGCCATCCGGCGTGTGGGGCACACAAAGAAGCTACATCGTGGTAAACGCCAGCCAGCCGCAAAGCACTTTCGTCATTCCTACAGGGATGATTTTGATGGGAACTGCAGTTACTCTGATGTGAGTGTAACAGCTCCTGAGGAGGATTTTATGTCAAAATCCGTAACAGAATTAGAAATGGATGCCGTGACGGTGGATCCACGCAAGGAAATCTCCACGGAAGCTCTACCCTCAACAAAGGCAATGTTTATGCTGAAATCCGAAGCATTGGCACTGTCAAAGTCAGAGAATAATATCTTTGAGAAGCAATGCGGGGGTGTGTCGATCTTCGATGTGGTCAGTATGAGTGATCTCAATGAACCATCAACAGCTACCTTTCCCAGCTACATGAATGACCTGTCCAAGACGCAAATTCTCAATCAACTCTCCCATGAGGAGCTTGTACGTGCCTCCGTGGCAACGGGAGCGGTACGCTATAATCCGGAGAATCTCAGTGAGAGCCTCACGAGTGACTAG